A stretch of the Patescibacteria group bacterium genome encodes the following:
- a CDS encoding M20/M25/M40 family metallo-hydrolase translates to MFEQYKQLLQEFIRFKSISTDANFQSEIKKAVDWLKNLFQVNGFQVQVFEGYDNPIVLASYQVDPNLKTALIYGHYDVQPAEKADGWNSEPFELTERENRLFARGAIDNKGQVMVHLVNAFEQIKNKTLGYNLKFLIEGNEETGSGKIEKFIQDNQELLKANFVLLSDGEISGGQPNLEVGFRGGFNLTLTVKTGKVDLHSGIFGSAAPNALHELFRILNQIFDWQENKIVIPEFYDSVEPVDEEIKKNNRQIPFKQSEYEKMTGCKALLLEQGNDFYTQTGLRPAIEITGLVGGYAGEGYKNAIPYQAQAKINFRLTAEQKPEKVFELFKNWLAKIMPEYLDFELEQSSPYEGVKLEINNQYVEKAKQVLEQVWQDQVIFKYVGGGLPIVTYFNQILQIPQLLVPLASEDCAMHGANENFDLGYWQKAMAFSEQFLKSNQ, encoded by the coding sequence ATGTTTGAACAATATAAACAACTTTTACAAGAATTTATCCGTTTTAAGAGCATCTCTACTGATGCTAATTTTCAGTCAGAAATAAAGAAAGCGGTTGACTGGCTGAAAAATCTGTTTCAAGTTAATGGTTTTCAGGTCCAGGTTTTTGAAGGTTATGACAACCCAATTGTTTTGGCAAGTTATCAAGTTGACCCGAATTTAAAGACAGCTTTAATTTATGGCCATTATGATGTCCAGCCAGCAGAAAAAGCGGATGGTTGGAATTCTGAACCGTTTGAGCTAACTGAACGAGAAAATAGATTATTCGCCCGGGGCGCGATTGATAACAAGGGTCAGGTAATGGTTCATTTGGTCAATGCTTTTGAACAGATTAAAAACAAGACCCTAGGTTATAATCTGAAGTTTCTGATTGAAGGCAACGAAGAGACTGGTTCGGGCAAGATTGAAAAATTCATTCAAGATAATCAAGAGTTATTAAAAGCTAATTTTGTTCTTTTGTCTGATGGTGAGATTTCTGGCGGCCAGCCGAATTTAGAAGTCGGGTTTAGGGGCGGATTTAATTTAACCCTAACAGTCAAAACTGGCAAAGTGGATTTGCATTCCGGAATTTTTGGCAGCGCCGCGCCCAATGCTTTGCACGAGTTGTTCAGAATTTTAAACCAGATCTTTGACTGGCAAGAAAATAAAATTGTCATTCCGGAATTTTACGATTCAGTTGAACCGGTTGATGAAGAGATAAAGAAAAATAACCGGCAGATTCCTTTTAAGCAAAGCGAGTATGAGAAAATGACTGGTTGTAAAGCATTATTGTTGGAACAAGGCAATGATTTTTATACCCAAACTGGTTTAAGGCCGGCAATCGAGATTACTGGTTTAGTTGGCGGCTATGCTGGCGAAGGTTATAAAAACGCGATTCCTTATCAGGCCCAAGCTAAAATTAATTTTCGATTGACTGCAGAGCAAAAACCAGAAAAAGTTTTTGAGTTGTTTAAAAACTGGTTGGCAAAGATAATGCCTGAGTATCTTGATTTTGAGTTAGAACAAAGCAGTCCTTATGAAGGAGTTAAACTAGAGATTAATAATCAATATGTTGAAAAAGCCAAGCAAGTTTTAGAACAGGTCTGGCAAGATCAAGTGATCTTTAAGTATGTTGGCGGCGGCTTGCCAATTGTGACTTATTTCAATCAGATTCTGCAGATTCCTCAATTATTAGTGCCATTGGCAAGCGAAGACTGCGCGATGCACGGAGCCAATGAAAACTTTGATCTAGGTTATTGGCAAAAAGCAATGGCGTTTAGCGAGCAGTTTTTAAAAAGTAATCAATAA